The DNA window GCGACGCGTCGCCCGGACCGCGATCCACCGCAATGGAGCCGATATTTCGCGACGAAAAGAATGAGGTCGAGTGGTGCGTGAAGTCGTTCGAATCGCCAAACGGGATGCCGTCGAACGTGACGTTATATTGACCGTCCTGAAAGCCGCGAATCGACAGGCTTTGTGATTCCATCAACCCCGCGCCGTTCGGATTGATGCCCGATACGCTCGGCGCAATCTGGATGATGTCACTGTAGTTCGATGCCGGCGTGGTGCTGTTCTCGATGTAGTGGCGGCTGATGATCGACTTCGGCTCGGTCGCGCTCAACGAACCCTGAGAAGGCGCTTGAGCCGGAGCCGACTGCACGTTGTTGCCGGTGCTCGCGGCAGCGTTACCCGTTGTTGTTGCCGTGCTTTGTACAGAGCCGAGATCGCCTTGAGCCTGTGCGAAAGAAAGCTGCGCGCCAGTTGCACAGAGCGAAGCCAGAACAAATTGCGTAATCGGTTTTTTTCGGAAATTCGACCTGACCCGTAGCATTTATTTGCGTCCTCGATTGAATGACAGTAGTGCGATCAACGAATGAGGACATGCTAGAGACAGGGCGTTAATTGGTCGTGATGTCTAGCTTACGAAGTTAATTTAAAGAAAACGAAGTACTGCAGTCGACTATGTAGAACGTTTTTTTTAAAAATCGACAGCATAAGTTCCTGAAGGAAACCTTAAGTCCAGGTCTCTGATTCAGATTAAAACCAGAATTTAGCTTAGTAATGTTTGGTTCATGCGACCGCCTCGTCTGCTTTGTATTGTCCACAACGCACTTCCTTACCGCCCATTTCTTCAGGCAGACAATATCAATGCAAACCACGCTCCGTCTTTTGCCGATTGCAGCCGTCGTTTCCTTCCTGGCCGCATGCGGTGGATCGAACCACTCGTCTACGCCCGCCAGCACCTCAGCGCCCACACCCGCTTCCTCCACCACGCCGGCCACGTCGGCCAGCGCCTATAGCGCCGGCAATCTGCTGGTTGCACGCACCGCCTACGATCCGGCCTTCTCGGTGACAGGAACGCTGCCGTATAACGCCACGCCGACCACCACCAACGCCGCGCCGATCAGCGCCGTCTCGCCCGGCACGTTCCCGAACGTCTTCACCAACGACGCCAACGATGCGAACTTCGGCGTCACCTCGGAGGCTTATATCGACCAGTGGGCACCCGGCGCGAGCGCTGCGGCTCAAACGCTCGATATCACGGCCCAAGCCGCGAAGAATGGCGCGAAGTTCGCGACCAGCTTCGCGTCGAAATCGGAAATGGCGCTGAATATTTCGCTCGACAGCAAATCGGTGACCTTCGTCGGCTACAACACGTCGCCTGATCAACTCGACATTTCGAACTCGAATACGCCTGGCGTGATCGACACGACGAATACCGACGTTGCCGCACCTACGTATCGCACCGTCGCCCAGCTCAACTTCGCCGACAGCAGCCTGTCGTTCACCAACACGAATGCGTATGCGGGCAATAACGGCCGGTCGGCGGTACTCGCTAACGGCATGTACTACATTGTCGGCAATGCGGGGAACTCGGGCAAAAGTCCCAAGCCGACGACCGCCATACTCGACATGCTGTCCATGTCGAGCGGCGTTCAAAGCATCGCGGCAGGCAGCAGTTGCGCGTTCACCCAGGTCATCGGCGCATTCCAGTCCGGCACGGGCACCGGCACTTACGCGACCGCGCCCGCAGGCACCGCCTGCTCGCTGGCGACGATGGGCACGATCACCAATGGCAGTTCGACCGGCGACCAGTTCGGCTTCACGATCGCCAGCCTCGCGACGACCCCCGCGACGGCAGCGGACAAGACCGGCAAGGACGCCAACTTCCGCGGTCTTTACGTGGGGCCGGACGGCACGGTCTACACGTCGAAGGGCAGCGGCGGCAACGGCGTGAACACGGTGTATCAGGTAGGTGCGACGGCCGCGCTGGCGAACGGCGGCCAACTGCCGCAGAACGCTGCGATTTCGATCCTGCCCGGCTTCACCACTGCACTGGCGACGAATCTGACCAACCTCACATCGCCTAGCCAGGTGACAGGAACCGTCTATCCGTTCGGTATGTGGATTCCAGCGTCGAACCCGTCGTTGATGTTCGTCGCCGACGAAGGCGACGGCGTTGCCGGCGATCAGGTGTCGGGCAGCGGCGGCCTGTGGGTCTATCAAAAGACCGGCACGACGTGGGCGCCGATTGCACACCTCACGGCCGGCCTCAATCTGGGCACGGCCTATCCGATCACGGATACGACCGGCGTGTATGGCGTGAAGGGCGCGAGCTACACCACGACTACGGACGGCCTTCGCGATATCACCGGGCAGGTCAACAGCGATGGTTCGTTCACGATCTACGCGACGACTTCCACGATCGGATCTAGCCTGGGCAGCGCGTTCGATGCGGGTGCGGAGTCCAATCAGCTCGTGAAGATCACGTTGAACGTCACGGGTTCGACGGCGGCTTCGGCAACTGGATTCACGTTGATGCAAACTGCGCCATACGGTCAGGCTCTGCGCGGCGTTGCGATGGTTCCGAAGTCTTAAGCTTGAGTTGGTATTGAACTACAGCAGTGGACAGCCCAGAGTTGTCCACTGCTTTCTCTATAGGGTCCCGGCCCACGCCGAAACCCCTTGAATCTTCTCCGCCTGCAACAGCTGTTGGCGCCCACAATTAGCGGGAGCAGCGCAGTTGGTAACTTACATTTCGAGCTGGCAACTTCCGCTCCAACACGTGCCAATAATTCGAGGGTGGCGTCAGTCATCGAGCCGAGGCTGTTGGAAGCGACTTTCACGCAAGTCTAACTTTTCTACTGGCTGGCCCCGCAAGTTCAAAGGCAGGTAGCGTATCAGTGTCACCTGGGCCGACCTCTGCCTGACGGCAATCAGTGATAGATCCGGGCCACTTTCACAGATAGACGATCTGTGCAGTCAGTCGATCTCAACCTCCGCCTCGCATTCAACAGGAACGCCCAGAGGCAACACCATGCCGACTGCGGAGCGAGCGTGCGTCCCGACGTCGGTGCCGAATAGCTCAACAATGAGATCGGAGAAGCCATTCGCGATTCGCGGCGTCTGGTCGAAACCCGGTGCGACATTGATCATCGCGAAAACGCGCAGCCACGCTGTAATACGATCCAGGTCACCTAATGCTCTCTGGAGACTTGCCAGTTGGGCAAGCGCCACTAGTCGCGCAGCTGAATAACCTTCATCTGGAGAGACTTCGGCGCCGACTCTACCAAGGGGCTGCGCTATGGTCCCATCTGGACATAACGGCACATGCCCTGAAACAAACGCACGCTTCCCACTCACCCGTACCCACGCAAAAGGCAGTGACATACGCACCGATGCCGGCATCTGTAGTGGCTGCGGCAGGACCAAACCCATTGCCGCCAACTTCGCTTCGATTCTAGCCATGGCCGACTCCTGATCCTGAACCGTCCG is part of the Paraburkholderia fungorum genome and encodes:
- a CDS encoding RidA family protein — translated: MARIEAKLAAMGLVLPQPLQMPASVRMSLPFAWVRVSGKRAFVSGHVPLCPDGTIAQPLGRVGAEVSPDEGYSAARLVALAQLASLQRALGDLDRITAWLRVFAMINVAPGFDQTPRIANGFSDLIVELFGTDVGTHARSAVGMVLPLGVPVECEAEVEID